Within Nitrospiraceae bacterium, the genomic segment TGACTGGCGGCCATACCGCGAATCCGGTGTTGTTTGTCCCCGACCGCTCGCTGGAGCGTGTTGACCAAGACATCCCTCAACATCGGCGCGATGACCTCGAGACCCTTGAGCCGATAATCGTTGAATTCAATCAATTGAAAGGCCAGATCCAACTTCTTGTCCGGCAAGGATTCCCGCTCAAATGCCTCGATCAATCGCGCACGAGCCCGCCGCTTCGTACGGTTGCGGCGAATCTTACGGATGATCGCGAACACTCCGGCAGCAAGTGCAAACCCGGCTATCGCGATCGGGATCGCTTGGTCGATAAGATACTCCTGAGTCTCAAGCGATAAGCGCTTCCAGACCCAGACGGAGGTGATCACGATCCCAATCAGAACGAAGATGGCCGTCAGATTCGCCTGCCCGGATTGCGTGCGAGGGGCCATGGGATGAGCATCATAGGGAGCCGGTGTTTGCCTCGTCAACGGAGCAGCCCCCTCGCTGCAAACTGGGAACATCGATGCTCTCGCACATCGAGCGTTAGATGACCTTGCGACTCGAATATTGAAGCGGCTGAACATACAGAACGGTTTTGCCAATATGACGTTACGTTTCGTTTCAGGGCAGCCCAGCTGATCCTCACGTGCGCGCGTCTTTCTCCCTCACCCAACCCTTGGCGCGCCGAGATGCCACTTTTCCAACAGACCGCGCGTTGCACGAGCACAGGAGGCCAATGGGTGTCCCTCTATGAATTTTATTGGTCCCCTATCCCACCTCTTGACCGATCGTTCTAACGCGGACTATTCTCTCTCCATGGACTTGCCCGATTTGAAGGACGACCCTTGCCTCAAAGTGTTGCGTCCGCTGGTCGAAGCCTACCTGGCCTTCTGGCGGACCGACAGTCGTCACATTCGCTCCTTGCGCTTGACTCCGTCACAATTCGATGTGATCGCGACGCTGGGTGATACCGACGGCATGACCTGTTCGGAACTCTCTCATCGAACTCTCGTGACCAAGGGGACATTAACGGGAGTTCTGGACCGGCTCATGGCGAAGGGCCTGATTCGCCGCGACGATGTCGAGGCCGATCGCAGACGCATCAGGGTCCGTCTTACCGAGAAGGGTGATGCCATATTTCGGAAAACGTTCGCCGCGCATATCGCGTTCCTGCGACCTTTTTTCGAACGGGCACTCAGCCAGAAGGACGCGGAGACGCTGAGTTCGCTGTTGTCGCGCCTGCGAGATAGCTTTCAGAAATAAGTTGAGGCCGACAATCAAGATAAGATAAATGCAACAGTCGCTTCCTCACTTAGCCTTAGCCTAGGCCTCTTTGAACCAATGCGCCTGACTATTCTCGGCTCCGGAACGAACGTGCATCCCAGGAGAGCAGCCGCCGGCTATCTCGTCCGGACCGACCATACGATGCTGTTGGATTTCGGGCCTCGCACGCTGAGTAATTTACTCAAAACCGGCGTCAACCGGCATCGCATCACACACATTCTCTTCTCCCACTACCATGCAGACCACTTCTCCGACTTCATTACGTTCTTCTTCGACGCCATGATCTTTACGAAATATCAACAAGGCCGGCGGCCTCCGCTCACGGTGATCGGTCCTCATGGAACCACCCGGCTGTTCCGAAGCCTCTTCGCCACGTTACCGGGATTCAAGGAGGCGCGGTTTGCGGTCCATTTCAAGGAGGTGTCGGATCGAGCCTTCTGGATCGGAAAGACAAAGGTGATTCCACGAACCGTGACTCACAGTCCGGATCTTCACTGTCTCGGGTACAGAATCGAATACGGGGGGAAGACCCTCGCCTATTCAGGCGATTCGCAATACTGCGACAATCTCGTGCGGCTTTGCGGAGACGCAGACCTGGCGGTGCTCGATTGTTCCTTTCCGGCCAATCGACCTGGTCCGGTTCACCTCCATGCGGGGGAATGTGGGCAGGTTGCGAAGGAGGCGGGAATCGGTCGATTGATATTGTCCCACTTCTATCCGATTGCCGAGCGGTACGACGTCAAGACCCAGGCGGGAGAGGCGTACGGCGGGAAGATTCTCCTTGCGCGGGACCGGCTGACCATCAAGCTCTAACAATCCCGCTTCTACAACCCACCTTCTTTACTATCCGATCCGAGAAGCTCAATGAAGGTCGTCAGCCGAGTCTTTTTGATCGGGTCGTCGAGTTTGGAATAGATCGCGAGTAGATTCTTGATCATGCGCGACAAAATCGCCCGGACCGGACTGTGTTGGAGATATCTGTCGTCGCACCCATAGCCGGCTTCCGTGAGGAAGCGCTGACAATTCTTCTCGGTCAGGAGCGCGCCTCCATTAAAGCAATCGATGAAAATCTTGTATCGCTCTGACTCGTATTTCACGAGGAAGTGGCCCGGCATGCCGATGCCGTGGACCGGAAGGCCGAGACGCTTCCCAATCAACAGATAGACCACCGACAGGCTGATCGGAATCCCCGTTCGTCGGTCGATCACGCAATTGAGATAGCTGTTCTCGAGTTCGTAGTAATTCTTGGTGTTGCCTTTGAATCCCTGCTCCGAAAAGAGATAGCGATTCAGCGTCTTCACAGTCTCTTCGCCTGACGCACGAGGACCGATTCGATCACGCACCTCTTGAGCCATCTCATCAAGTTGCCGTCCATAGGACGTCACATCCAGCGTGGGATAGGCATAGCGGGCGATCAGGAAGGCTCCCCGCTCGAGATCCATTTGCTCATCCGGCAGGGTCGCAAGCTGAACGAGCTCGTCTTCGAGTCTTCCGCCGCGAATTTCTTCGAGCACCGATGCAATGCGCTCCGCCATTTCCGGTTGTTCGATCTCGGCCTCTTGCAGCAACGGCACGGCCGTCGTGCCGATATCAACCAGCTTCCCGCTGATCGTTCTCACGATCTTCTCGTCTTCGTCCGCCAACAGGCGGATCAACGCGCGAATTTGACTTTCATTCACGAGCATCGAAGATCCTCCCTCTTTGCTCTTCCATCTCGCCGGCCCGCACGTCCGTCATCCTGCTAACCCATCGCCCGCCGGAAGGCCCTTGCCCCACCATATAAGCATAGCGCGTCAAAAATGACCATCACGACGACTACCATCCCTACATGCGGCAGGGCTTCAGCCCAGCTCGAGAGAATGAGCGGCCGCACCGCATCGATCGCCCAGGTCATCGGGTTGAATCGTGCCAAGAACCCCATCCAGCCCGGCATGGCCGCCAACGGCACCAACGCCGAACTCAGAAAAATCATCGGGAGCGACAGAAATCCCAGCACCGAAAAGAAGTCCCCATGGCTTTTGACCGAAAAGGCCATCGCCATCGAAATCGCCGTCAACCCTACCCCGAACATCATCCCTATCAATAATATTACCGCAACTCCGAGAAGTCCGGTCGCCGGCTGAACGCCGAATAGGAACGCCACGCCGAGAATTACCAACACTTGCAGCGACGTGATCGTCATCACGAAGATGAACCGGCTCAGAATGACGGAGGTCCGATGGATCGGCGTCGACATGAGGCGTTCCAAGAACCCGTTTTCCTTATCAAAGAGGAGATCCACCCCTCCGGCCAACCCGTTGTTCAACACGGTCATGACCACGACCCCTGCCGCCAGAAAGCTGATGTAGTTCGGAGCCTGCGTCACCTGGGCATCGGCCGCCCGCTGAAACAGGTTGCCGAAGAAGATCAACCAAAACAGCATCGGTTGGACGAGCGTGAAGAGCATGCTGAATTTTTCTCGGCTCAGGCGCCGCACCCACCGCATCGTCAAGGCACTGATTTCTTGCCAGTACTCTTTCATGACATGAAGCGTCCCTCGACCACGCTCGGGACAGCGAGCTTGTTGAACTGTGACACGTGAGGCGTGAAGCGTGAAGTTAGGGTAATGAGGCACGTTCCTCCCCTGTATGACGCATAGCGCATCACGTACTCCCCTCCTCTGCAGAAATATCGTCCTGAATGCGGCGGCCGGTGTGGGCCATGAATACGTCGTCGAGCCGGGGGCGATGGTATTCGATGAATTCGACGCGACAATCCAAACGGCTGGCCGTCTCGAGTATGGTCGGCAGCACCTTCTCCGGCGACTCGACCCGGATATCCAGCCCGCGGGCCGTGACGTTGACCGTACGAATGGCCGG encodes:
- a CDS encoding HEAT repeat domain-containing protein translates to MAPRTQSGQANLTAIFVLIGIVITSVWVWKRLSLETQEYLIDQAIPIAIAGFALAAGVFAIIRKIRRNRTKRRARARLIEAFERESLPDKKLDLAFQLIEFNDYRLKGLEVIAPMLRDVLVNTLQRAVGDKQHRIRGMAASHLGVLQDITVVPLLIKALEDDHAYVRSCAALGLGRVRAFDAKERLTAVMEQDWDQTVRSRAREALERLKG
- a CDS encoding MarR family transcriptional regulator, which encodes MDLPDLKDDPCLKVLRPLVEAYLAFWRTDSRHIRSLRLTPSQFDVIATLGDTDGMTCSELSHRTLVTKGTLTGVLDRLMAKGLIRRDDVEADRRRIRVRLTEKGDAIFRKTFAAHIAFLRPFFERALSQKDAETLSSLLSRLRDSFQK
- a CDS encoding MBL fold metallo-hydrolase gives rise to the protein MRLTILGSGTNVHPRRAAAGYLVRTDHTMLLDFGPRTLSNLLKTGVNRHRITHILFSHYHADHFSDFITFFFDAMIFTKYQQGRRPPLTVIGPHGTTRLFRSLFATLPGFKEARFAVHFKEVSDRAFWIGKTKVIPRTVTHSPDLHCLGYRIEYGGKTLAYSGDSQYCDNLVRLCGDADLAVLDCSFPANRPGPVHLHAGECGQVAKEAGIGRLILSHFYPIAERYDVKTQAGEAYGGKILLARDRLTIKL
- a CDS encoding ABC transporter permease, coding for MKEYWQEISALTMRWVRRLSREKFSMLFTLVQPMLFWLIFFGNLFQRAADAQVTQAPNYISFLAAGVVVMTVLNNGLAGGVDLLFDKENGFLERLMSTPIHRTSVILSRFIFVMTITSLQVLVILGVAFLFGVQPATGLLGVAVILLIGMMFGVGLTAISMAMAFSVKSHGDFFSVLGFLSLPMIFLSSALVPLAAMPGWMGFLARFNPMTWAIDAVRPLILSSWAEALPHVGMVVVVMVIFDALCLYGGARAFRRAMG
- a CDS encoding transglutaminase-like domain-containing protein — its product is MLVNESQIRALIRLLADEDEKIVRTISGKLVDIGTTAVPLLQEAEIEQPEMAERIASVLEEIRGGRLEDELVQLATLPDEQMDLERGAFLIARYAYPTLDVTSYGRQLDEMAQEVRDRIGPRASGEETVKTLNRYLFSEQGFKGNTKNYYELENSYLNCVIDRRTGIPISLSVVYLLIGKRLGLPVHGIGMPGHFLVKYESERYKIFIDCFNGGALLTEKNCQRFLTEAGYGCDDRYLQHSPVRAILSRMIKNLLAIYSKLDDPIKKTRLTTFIELLGSDSKEGGL